From a region of the Rhinopithecus roxellana isolate Shanxi Qingling chromosome 8, ASM756505v1, whole genome shotgun sequence genome:
- the LOC104661745 gene encoding ras association domain-containing protein 5 isoform X2, whose amino-acid sequence MAMASPAIGQRPYPLLLDPEPPHYLQSLSGPEPPPPPPDRSSRRCVPAPLSTAPGAHEGRSARRAARGNLEPPPRASRPARPLRPGLQQRLRRRPGAPRPRDVRSIFEQPQDPRVPAERGEGHCFAELVLPGGPGWCDLCGQEVLRQALRCANCKFTCHPECRSLIRLDCSQQEGSSRDRPSPESTLTLTFSQMGPSNCRKQAQGSH is encoded by the exons ATGGCCATGGCGTCCCCGGCCATCGGGCAGCGCCCGTACCCGCTACTCTTGGACCCCGAGCCGCCGCACTATCTACAGAGCCTGAGCGGTcccgagccgccgccgccgccccccgACCGGTCCTCGCGCCGCTGTGTCCCGGCGCCCCTCTCCACTGCGCCCGGGGCGCACGAGGGGCGCAGCGCCCGGAGGGCTGCCCGGGGGAACCTGGAGCCCCCACCCAGGGCCTCCCGACCCGCTCGCCCGCTCCGGCCTGGTCTGCAGCAGAGACTGCGGCGGCGGCCTGGAGCGCCCCGACCCCGCGACGTGCGGAGCATCTTCGAGCAGCCGCAGGATCCCCGAGTCCCAGCGGAGCGAGGCGAGGGGCACTGCTTCGCGGAATTGGTGCTGCCGGGCGGCCCCGGCTGGTGTGACCTGTGTGGACAAGAGGTGCTGCGGCAGGCGCTGCGCTGCGCTA ACTGTAAATTCACCTGTCACCCAGAATGCCGCAGCCTGATCCGGTTGGACTGCAGTCAGCAGGAGGGTTCATCCCGGGACAGACCCTCTCCAGAAAGCACCCTCACCCTGACCTTCAGCCAG
- the LOC104661745 gene encoding ras association domain-containing protein 5 isoform X1, producing MAMASPAIGQRPYPLLLDPEPPHYLQSLSGPEPPPPPPDRSSRRCVPAPLSTAPGAHEGRSARRAARGNLEPPPRASRPARPLRPGLQQRLRRRPGAPRPRDVRSIFEQPQDPRVPAERGEGHCFAELVLPGGPGWCDLCGQEVLRQALRCANCKFTCHPECRSLIRLDCSQQEGSSRDRPSPESTLTLTFSQVGDKTPILGWEQPLQVPQVPHFFPGALVSRRWHESSDSTCTGWSSQTLSSKGTRGSDTENSEDTQKSPVVLPQYRAYCGLGL from the exons ATGGCCATGGCGTCCCCGGCCATCGGGCAGCGCCCGTACCCGCTACTCTTGGACCCCGAGCCGCCGCACTATCTACAGAGCCTGAGCGGTcccgagccgccgccgccgccccccgACCGGTCCTCGCGCCGCTGTGTCCCGGCGCCCCTCTCCACTGCGCCCGGGGCGCACGAGGGGCGCAGCGCCCGGAGGGCTGCCCGGGGGAACCTGGAGCCCCCACCCAGGGCCTCCCGACCCGCTCGCCCGCTCCGGCCTGGTCTGCAGCAGAGACTGCGGCGGCGGCCTGGAGCGCCCCGACCCCGCGACGTGCGGAGCATCTTCGAGCAGCCGCAGGATCCCCGAGTCCCAGCGGAGCGAGGCGAGGGGCACTGCTTCGCGGAATTGGTGCTGCCGGGCGGCCCCGGCTGGTGTGACCTGTGTGGACAAGAGGTGCTGCGGCAGGCGCTGCGCTGCGCTA ACTGTAAATTCACCTGTCACCCAGAATGCCGCAGCCTGATCCGGTTGGACTGCAGTCAGCAGGAGGGTTCATCCCGGGACAGACCCTCTCCAGAAAGCACCCTCACCCTGACCTTCAGCCAGGTGGGCGACAAAACTCCCATACTGGGATGGGAACAGCCTCTGCAGGTGCCCCAGGTTCCACATTTTTTCCCAGGAGCTCTGGTGAGCAGGAGGTGGCATGAGTCCTCAGATTCCACGTGCACTGGATGGAGTTCACAGACACTCTCTTCCAAGGGGACCAGGGGCAGTGACACAGAGAACTCTGAAGATACTCAGAAGTCCCCTGTAGTTCTCCCCCAGTACAGAGCCTATTGTGGCTTAGGGCTCTGA
- the LOC104661745 gene encoding ras association domain-containing protein 5 isoform X3 → MAMASPAIGQRPYPLLLDPEPPHYLQSLSGPEPPPPPPDRSSRRCVPAPLSTAPGAHEGRSARRAARGNLEPPPRASRPARPLRPGLQQRLRRRPGAPRPRDVRSIFEQPQDPRVPAERGEGHCFAELVLPGGPGWCDLCGQEVLRQALRCANCKFTCHPECRSLIRLDCSQQEGSSRDRPSPESTLTLTFSQMSAVKRCFQV, encoded by the exons ATGGCCATGGCGTCCCCGGCCATCGGGCAGCGCCCGTACCCGCTACTCTTGGACCCCGAGCCGCCGCACTATCTACAGAGCCTGAGCGGTcccgagccgccgccgccgccccccgACCGGTCCTCGCGCCGCTGTGTCCCGGCGCCCCTCTCCACTGCGCCCGGGGCGCACGAGGGGCGCAGCGCCCGGAGGGCTGCCCGGGGGAACCTGGAGCCCCCACCCAGGGCCTCCCGACCCGCTCGCCCGCTCCGGCCTGGTCTGCAGCAGAGACTGCGGCGGCGGCCTGGAGCGCCCCGACCCCGCGACGTGCGGAGCATCTTCGAGCAGCCGCAGGATCCCCGAGTCCCAGCGGAGCGAGGCGAGGGGCACTGCTTCGCGGAATTGGTGCTGCCGGGCGGCCCCGGCTGGTGTGACCTGTGTGGACAAGAGGTGCTGCGGCAGGCGCTGCGCTGCGCTA ACTGTAAATTCACCTGTCACCCAGAATGCCGCAGCCTGATCCGGTTGGACTGCAGTCAGCAGGAGGGTTCATCCCGGGACAGACCCTCTCCAGAAAGCACCCTCACCCTGACCTTCAGCCAG ATGTCAGCAGTGAAGAGGTGCTTTCAAGTCTGA